One Streptomyces sp. R28 DNA window includes the following coding sequences:
- a CDS encoding ABC transporter ATP-binding protein: protein MHTPIASAIAVQGLRKRFKGSHALRGVDLQVSPGEVLGLLGPNGAGKTTLVKILTTLLKPDSGHAFVNGWNVTAEPEKVRSTIGMAGQYSTIDGMLTGFENLHLLAKLRGVGRRTARRTADDLLSRFRLSAVAGRPANTYSGGMRRRLDLAAALVGSPPLVVLDEPTTGLDPESRLDTWDAVGELVAGGTTILLTTQYLEEADRLADRITVIDRGQVVAEGTSDELKAAAGNRIVVCVAEDHQLDAAARAAAQATGAAPTVDRRARRVEAAAADGPAALGRALTALEDEGVDVLEIGLSRSTLDDVFLGLTSRARQKAA, encoded by the coding sequence GTGCATACCCCAATCGCGTCGGCCATCGCCGTACAGGGACTACGCAAGAGATTCAAGGGAAGTCACGCCTTACGCGGCGTCGACCTACAGGTGAGCCCGGGCGAGGTCCTGGGCCTCCTGGGTCCGAACGGAGCTGGAAAAACCACGCTGGTAAAGATTCTGACGACCCTCCTCAAGCCGGATTCCGGCCACGCATTCGTGAATGGCTGGAATGTGACGGCCGAACCGGAAAAGGTCCGCTCCACGATCGGAATGGCTGGCCAGTATTCGACGATCGACGGCATGCTGACCGGCTTCGAGAACCTCCATCTCCTCGCGAAACTGCGCGGAGTGGGCCGCCGTACGGCCCGCCGCACCGCCGATGACCTGCTGTCCCGGTTCCGGCTCTCCGCCGTCGCGGGACGCCCGGCGAACACCTACTCCGGCGGTATGCGCCGGCGGCTGGATCTGGCCGCCGCCCTCGTCGGCTCACCGCCCCTGGTCGTGCTGGACGAGCCCACCACGGGACTCGACCCCGAGAGCAGACTCGACACCTGGGACGCGGTCGGCGAACTCGTCGCCGGCGGCACCACGATCCTGCTGACGACCCAGTACCTGGAGGAGGCGGACCGCCTCGCCGACCGGATCACGGTGATCGACCGGGGCCAGGTGGTGGCCGAGGGCACCAGCGACGAGCTGAAAGCTGCCGCCGGAAACCGGATCGTGGTGTGTGTCGCCGAGGACCACCAGCTCGACGCGGCCGCGCGGGCCGCCGCACAGGCCACCGGCGCGGCCCCGACGGTTGACCGGCGCGCCCGGCGCGTGGAGGCGGCCGCCGCCGACGGCCCGGCCGCACTGGGCCGCGCCCTCACCGCACTGGAGGACGAAGGGGTCGACGTACTGGAGATCGGGCTCAGCCGCAGCACCCTGGACGACGTGTTCCTCGGCCTGACCAGCCGCGCCCGGCAGAAGGCGGCGTGA
- a CDS encoding ABC transporter permease translates to MSTPTDVHRTGSPHHGAPGTGLPPTAIPTRARRNPALRVVAQSADLALRNLLHLRRTPGLLISCLVEPVVYAMLIGYVFGNSLGGTAYREYMVAGLIAQTVAFTTTFTTVGLSRDLDQGMVDRFRTLPISRVALLLGRTTSDLTTCVASVAVTTVCGLLMGWRPHTGPVEVAAGVLLVLLFSFAMSWIGVFVALITPNAQVAGSLGIIWLFPATFISSGFVSGATLPGPLSTLAAWNPITSLANALRRFFGNTPPPGFPVQRAWPAHHPALYTVGCSVLVIAVFITLSTWRYRTRTSR, encoded by the coding sequence ATGAGCACGCCCACGGACGTCCACAGGACCGGCTCCCCGCACCATGGCGCACCCGGCACCGGCCTCCCCCCGACCGCGATCCCGACCCGCGCCCGGCGCAACCCCGCGCTCCGTGTCGTCGCCCAGAGCGCGGACCTCGCCCTGCGCAACCTGCTGCACCTGCGGCGCACGCCCGGGCTGCTCATCTCCTGCCTGGTGGAGCCGGTGGTCTACGCCATGCTCATCGGGTACGTCTTCGGCAACAGCCTGGGCGGCACGGCCTACCGCGAGTACATGGTGGCCGGACTGATCGCCCAGACCGTGGCCTTCACCACCACCTTCACCACGGTCGGGCTCTCCCGGGACCTCGACCAGGGCATGGTCGACCGCTTCCGCACCCTGCCGATCTCCCGCGTGGCCCTGCTGCTCGGCCGCACCACCTCCGACCTCACCACCTGCGTGGCGAGTGTCGCCGTCACCACCGTGTGCGGGCTGCTGATGGGTTGGCGCCCGCACACCGGACCGGTCGAGGTGGCCGCCGGGGTCCTGCTGGTGCTCCTGTTCTCCTTCGCGATGTCGTGGATCGGCGTGTTCGTCGCCCTCATCACCCCGAACGCCCAGGTGGCCGGCAGCCTCGGCATCATCTGGCTGTTCCCCGCCACGTTCATCTCCTCCGGCTTCGTCTCCGGCGCGACCCTGCCGGGACCGCTGTCCACCCTGGCGGCCTGGAACCCGATCACCTCACTGGCGAACGCCCTGCGCCGCTTCTTCGGCAACACTCCCCCGCCCGGCTTCCCCGTGCAGCGCGCCTGGCCCGCCCATCACCCCGCGCTGTACACCGTGGGCTGCTCGGTACTGGTCATCGCCGTCTTCATCACCCTGTCGACCTGGCGCTACCGCACCCGCACCAGCCGCTGA
- a CDS encoding LLM class F420-dependent oxidoreductase: MTVPTLRLGLNLGYWVGGNDASNIPLAFLAENLGYSAVWVSEAYGSDAVTLLSWIAARTSRIDVGSAVLQIPARSPAMTAMTAATLDTLSGGRLRLGLGVSGPQVSEGWHGVRFASPLGRTREYVDLVRRALRREPLAYEGSHFTLPLPDGPGKPLALTIRPPRERIPVYLAALGPRNLELAGEIADGWLPVFFSPDHAAQQLAPLRAGLAKSGRTLDGFDIAPGVPLVTGPDWRACARRVRGYAALYLGGMGGRADNHYTQLAERMGFGPEARAVQERFLAGDYPGAMAAVPLEFLDATSLLGPRERIAERMTAFAEAGATTLNVMPVGPGLPGPDRAATALRTAVEAAELAGLLASGPVPNAPASDSPRPQGPFNSQGDSRIHDHA; encoded by the coding sequence ATGACCGTCCCCACCCTGCGTCTCGGCCTCAACCTCGGCTACTGGGTCGGCGGCAACGACGCCTCCAACATCCCGCTCGCCTTCCTGGCCGAAAACCTCGGCTACTCGGCGGTGTGGGTGTCGGAGGCCTACGGATCCGACGCCGTCACCCTGCTGTCCTGGATCGCCGCCCGCACCTCCCGCATCGACGTCGGCAGCGCCGTCCTCCAGATCCCCGCCCGCTCGCCCGCCATGACGGCGATGACCGCCGCCACCCTCGACACCCTGTCCGGCGGACGGCTCAGGCTCGGGCTCGGCGTGTCCGGCCCCCAGGTCTCGGAGGGCTGGCACGGCGTCAGGTTCGCCTCGCCGCTGGGCCGTACCCGCGAATACGTCGACCTCGTGCGCCGGGCGCTGCGCCGCGAACCCCTCGCGTACGAAGGCAGCCACTTCACGCTTCCGCTGCCGGACGGCCCCGGCAAGCCACTCGCCCTCACCATCCGGCCACCGCGCGAGCGGATCCCGGTCTACCTCGCCGCCCTGGGGCCGAGGAACCTGGAACTGGCCGGGGAGATCGCCGACGGCTGGCTGCCGGTGTTCTTCTCCCCCGACCACGCCGCCCAGCAGCTGGCGCCGCTCAGGGCCGGCCTCGCGAAGTCGGGGCGCACCCTCGACGGATTCGACATCGCCCCCGGCGTCCCCCTGGTGACCGGCCCCGACTGGCGGGCCTGCGCCCGCCGGGTACGGGGGTACGCCGCGCTGTACCTCGGCGGCATGGGCGGACGGGCGGACAACCACTACACCCAGCTGGCCGAGCGCATGGGCTTCGGCCCCGAGGCCCGCGCCGTCCAGGAGAGGTTCCTCGCCGGTGACTACCCCGGCGCCATGGCCGCCGTACCGCTCGAATTCCTCGACGCCACCTCGCTGCTCGGGCCGCGGGAGCGGATCGCCGAGCGGATGACGGCATTCGCCGAGGCCGGCGCCACCACGCTCAACGTCATGCCGGTCGGCCCCGGCCTGCCCGGCCCGGACCGCGCCGCCACCGCGCTGCGCACCGCCGTCGAGGCGGCGGAACTCGCCGGCCTGCTGGCCTCCGGCCCCGTCCCGAACGCCCCCGCCTCTGACAGCCCGCGCCCACAAGGCCCGTTCAACTCGCAAGGAGACTCCCGCATCCATGACCACGCATGA
- a CDS encoding thioesterase II family protein codes for MTTHDTTKLICLPYAGAGASFYRPWTALAGDTVEIVPLQLPGRERLIDEEPYRNVPQAVDGLLAELRDRLGADGTKVALFGHSLGAVLAYELAHRLAAEPGVELVHLFVSGSPEPGRGRERRATALTDEDFLARVGEFAGYHHPALDDPEMREMILPALRADVEMHENYVPSTDLPLNAPLTVVRGEDDDLVDYDDAESWSKVAGHDFEHVEVPGGHMYLTDAAPALVRLIVSTVL; via the coding sequence ATGACCACGCATGACACGACCAAGCTGATCTGCCTCCCGTACGCCGGGGCAGGCGCCTCCTTCTACCGTCCCTGGACGGCCCTGGCCGGGGACACGGTGGAGATCGTGCCCCTCCAACTGCCCGGCCGCGAGCGGCTGATCGACGAGGAGCCGTACCGGAACGTGCCCCAGGCCGTCGACGGCCTCCTGGCCGAACTGCGGGACAGGCTCGGTGCCGACGGCACCAAGGTGGCCCTCTTCGGGCACAGTCTCGGCGCGGTGCTCGCCTACGAACTCGCCCACCGGCTGGCCGCCGAGCCCGGCGTCGAGCTCGTCCACCTGTTCGTCAGCGGGTCACCGGAACCCGGCCGGGGCCGCGAGCGGCGCGCCACCGCCCTCACCGACGAGGACTTCCTCGCCCGGGTCGGCGAGTTCGCCGGCTACCACCATCCCGCCCTGGACGACCCGGAGATGCGCGAGATGATCCTGCCCGCCCTGCGTGCGGACGTCGAGATGCACGAGAACTACGTCCCCTCCACCGACCTCCCGCTGAACGCGCCCCTCACGGTGGTCCGGGGCGAGGACGACGACCTCGTCGACTACGACGACGCGGAGTCCTGGAGCAAGGTGGCCGGCCACGACTTCGAGCACGTCGAGGTCCCCGGCGGCCACATGTATCTCACCGACGCCGCGCCCGCACTGGTCCGGCTGATCGTCTCGACGGTGCTGTGA
- a CDS encoding SDR family oxidoreductase, translated as MRLHGKSVLVTGAARGLGRATALACAAEGADLTLLDICADLPGVPYPLGTPGQLEHTAALCREAGAAVLTTVADIRDIQAVREAVTLAEDRFGRIDVAVNNAGIAAPSGKPVHEIGEEEWSLMIDVDLSGAWRVIREVGKAMSARRAGSIVNVASTAGLVGYRHFAGYVAAKHAVVGLTKAAALDYAPTKVRVNAVCPGSVRDDAQAEGRMLAEIARALEVPVHEHEKTFVEAQPMNALIEPEDVAAAVVFLASDESRQITGSVLTVDGGFSIR; from the coding sequence ATGCGTCTGCACGGCAAGTCGGTCCTCGTCACCGGCGCCGCCCGCGGACTCGGCAGGGCCACCGCGCTCGCCTGTGCCGCCGAGGGCGCCGACCTGACCCTGCTGGACATCTGCGCCGATCTGCCCGGCGTGCCCTACCCCCTGGGCACGCCGGGGCAGTTGGAGCACACCGCCGCACTGTGCAGGGAAGCAGGCGCGGCCGTCCTCACCACCGTGGCCGACATCCGTGACATCCAGGCCGTACGGGAGGCGGTGACCCTGGCCGAGGACCGGTTCGGCCGGATCGACGTCGCCGTGAACAACGCGGGCATCGCCGCACCCTCGGGCAAGCCGGTGCACGAGATCGGCGAGGAGGAGTGGTCCCTGATGATCGACGTGGACCTCTCCGGTGCCTGGCGGGTGATCCGCGAGGTCGGCAAGGCGATGAGCGCCCGGCGCGCCGGAAGCATCGTCAACGTGGCCTCCACCGCGGGGCTCGTGGGCTACCGGCACTTCGCCGGATACGTCGCCGCCAAGCACGCCGTGGTCGGGCTGACCAAGGCGGCGGCGCTCGACTACGCGCCGACGAAGGTACGCGTGAACGCGGTCTGCCCCGGGTCGGTGCGCGACGACGCGCAGGCCGAGGGCCGGATGCTCGCCGAGATCGCGCGGGCGCTGGAGGTTCCGGTGCACGAGCACGAGAAGACCTTCGTCGAGGCGCAGCCGATGAACGCGCTGATCGAGCCCGAGGACGTCGCGGCCGCGGTGGTCTTCCTCGCGTCCGACGAGTCCCGGCAGATCACCGGCTCGGTGCTGACCGTGGACGGCGGATTCAGCATCCGCTGA
- a CDS encoding amino acid adenylation domain-containing protein — protein MSAPLHPAAHCHAVRVRSDRSPYPTAPPGLWIEDVPVPAADPLAERRRAAELARPADGLRRVLLRYADGPCDLILVAPRDQWDGTALGRLAAGESAGPDRSRPGPEAPASASAPAPAPSWGLGDDGPTVPHLFSLADGGHGGDESSWLTALAVTLRRYDPETTPVVGTDHGTFTVAEAPTLGELKPSPADGPALAGLLFGEAELPGAYVPCLAPPFPLTLSVFRDADGWQLRCDHLGSHVSSEIAAQFARHLIRVHRHILSSPRTAVDDVDLLDDAERDRVAALGRPSRHLVTAPMTVPEAFARIAAATPDRIAVTEGGAGLTYRELDDERSTLLAHGLRHRGVTNGDRVGVCLERTAELVVTLLAVLKAGATYVPVDPAYPADRIAHTARDASLGVVITRLAGFPDVAGCRPMTPDELLATATEYGEATGPRTSVAPDAAAYVIYTSGSTGRPKGVEVPHRNVIALIDATRDEYGFGTDDVWTWFHSSAFDFSVWEIWGCLLTGGRLVVVPYFVSREPDRFRDLLVSENVTVLSQTPSAFAQLLDVDHTQVAVRLVVFGGEPLDVRMLLPWFDRHPESVCRLVNMFGITETTVHVTEQTLTRRLALAATRSVGRALPGWHLYVTDPAGRLLPPGVAGEICVGGAGVALGYLGQEELTARRFVPDPFTDGTMYRSGDLGRLRPDGRLEHLGRIDSQVKIRGFRIELEEIRAVLLEDPDVRTAAVLVRRDDPADAATARIDAYVVLSSGGDPAAVRKRAAGTLPEYMLPATVTALDTLPLTANGKLDTARLPAPAAPTAPARDTDPVTAGDDLAEQLRDIWSEVLGVPVGLDDDFFELGGNSLFAVRIGAALRARGLPSLRLRELYRHPTIRETAVTLASSDS, from the coding sequence GTGTCAGCCCCCCTCCACCCCGCGGCCCACTGCCACGCGGTGCGCGTCCGCTCGGACCGTTCCCCGTACCCGACGGCCCCGCCGGGACTGTGGATCGAGGACGTGCCCGTGCCGGCGGCGGACCCGCTCGCCGAGCGCCGCCGCGCCGCCGAACTCGCCCGCCCGGCCGACGGACTGCGCAGGGTCCTGCTGCGCTACGCCGACGGGCCCTGCGATCTGATCCTGGTGGCCCCGCGCGACCAGTGGGACGGTACGGCCCTCGGACGGCTGGCGGCGGGCGAGTCCGCCGGCCCGGACCGAAGCCGTCCCGGCCCCGAGGCACCCGCATCCGCGTCCGCACCTGCTCCCGCCCCCTCGTGGGGCCTGGGCGACGACGGCCCCACCGTCCCCCACCTGTTCTCCCTGGCCGACGGGGGCCACGGGGGCGACGAGTCGAGCTGGCTCACGGCCCTCGCCGTCACCCTGCGCCGCTACGACCCCGAGACCACGCCGGTCGTCGGCACGGACCACGGCACCTTCACCGTGGCGGAAGCCCCGACGCTCGGTGAGCTGAAGCCCTCCCCCGCGGACGGTCCCGCGCTCGCCGGCCTGCTCTTCGGCGAGGCGGAGCTTCCCGGTGCGTATGTGCCCTGCCTCGCACCGCCGTTCCCGCTCACCCTGTCGGTCTTCCGGGACGCCGACGGCTGGCAGTTGCGCTGCGACCACCTCGGCAGCCACGTCTCCTCGGAGATCGCCGCACAGTTCGCCCGGCACCTCATACGGGTGCACCGGCACATCCTCAGCTCCCCCCGGACCGCGGTCGACGACGTCGACCTGCTGGACGACGCCGAGCGCGACCGTGTCGCGGCACTCGGCCGTCCGTCCCGCCACCTGGTCACCGCCCCGATGACGGTGCCCGAGGCGTTCGCGCGGATCGCGGCGGCGACACCCGACCGCATCGCCGTGACCGAGGGCGGCGCGGGCCTGACCTACCGCGAGCTCGACGACGAGCGGTCCACCCTGCTGGCGCACGGCCTGCGCCACCGCGGTGTCACGAACGGCGACCGGGTGGGCGTGTGTCTGGAGCGCACCGCCGAACTCGTCGTCACCCTGCTCGCGGTGCTGAAGGCCGGCGCGACCTACGTGCCCGTCGACCCCGCCTACCCGGCGGACCGCATCGCCCACACGGCGCGGGACGCGAGCCTGGGCGTGGTGATCACCCGGCTGGCCGGGTTCCCGGACGTCGCGGGCTGCCGGCCGATGACGCCGGACGAACTCCTCGCAACGGCCACGGAGTACGGCGAAGCCACCGGCCCGCGGACCTCCGTGGCCCCGGATGCCGCCGCCTACGTCATCTACACGTCCGGCTCCACCGGTCGCCCCAAGGGTGTCGAGGTACCGCACCGGAACGTGATCGCCCTGATCGACGCGACCCGCGACGAGTACGGGTTCGGGACCGACGACGTATGGACGTGGTTCCACTCCAGCGCCTTCGACTTCTCGGTGTGGGAGATCTGGGGCTGTCTGCTGACCGGCGGGCGGCTGGTCGTGGTGCCGTACTTCGTCTCCCGGGAACCCGACCGCTTCCGTGACCTCCTGGTGTCCGAGAACGTCACCGTGCTCAGCCAGACCCCGTCGGCCTTCGCGCAACTGCTGGACGTGGACCACACCCAGGTCGCGGTCCGGCTGGTCGTCTTCGGCGGCGAACCGCTCGACGTGCGCATGCTGTTGCCCTGGTTCGACCGACACCCCGAGTCGGTCTGCCGGCTGGTGAACATGTTCGGGATCACCGAGACGACGGTCCACGTGACCGAGCAGACCCTCACCCGGCGACTGGCACTCGCCGCCACCCGCTCCGTCGGGCGTGCCCTGCCCGGCTGGCACCTGTACGTGACGGACCCGGCGGGTCGGCTGCTGCCGCCCGGGGTGGCGGGCGAGATCTGCGTCGGCGGCGCCGGGGTCGCGCTCGGCTACCTCGGCCAGGAGGAACTGACCGCCAGGCGCTTCGTTCCCGACCCCTTCACCGACGGCACCATGTACCGCAGTGGCGACCTGGGACGCCTGCGCCCGGACGGCCGGCTCGAACACCTCGGGCGGATCGACAGCCAGGTCAAGATCCGCGGCTTCCGGATCGAGCTGGAGGAGATCCGCGCGGTCCTGCTGGAGGACCCGGACGTGCGGACGGCGGCCGTACTGGTCCGTCGCGACGACCCCGCCGACGCCGCCACGGCCAGGATCGACGCCTACGTGGTCCTGTCGTCCGGCGGCGACCCCGCCGCCGTCCGAAAACGAGCCGCGGGCACCCTGCCCGAGTACATGCTCCCCGCCACGGTCACCGCCCTGGACACCCTCCCGCTGACGGCCAACGGCAAACTCGACACGGCCCGGCTCCCCGCCCCAGCGGCACCCACCGCACCCGCCCGGGACACCGATCCGGTCACCGCCGGAGACGACCTCGCCGAACAGTTGCGGGACATCTGGAGCGAGGTGCTGGGCGTGCCGGTCGGCCTGGACGACGACTTCTT